From Desulfurispora thermophila DSM 16022, a single genomic window includes:
- the tcmP gene encoding three-Cys-motif partner protein TcmP, protein MSQKKTERVTIPEYPFFMWGTYEEQTKVKHKVVSEYFDKWLKIVGKNSEVLYVDCFAGCGAYCGDDGRAEYGSPIKAAQIIKDNFSKLGRQARLILIDRDPDNLGNIKKILEYLQLEVECILMPGDYENNIISILSGAYGKLPTFFFVDPFGFKIKFSIIEKVNNPVAKARGLQWR, encoded by the coding sequence GTGTCCCAAAAGAAAACGGAGAGAGTAACAATTCCAGAATACCCCTTTTTTATGTGGGGTACCTACGAAGAGCAAACTAAAGTTAAGCATAAAGTTGTCAGTGAATACTTCGATAAGTGGCTAAAGATTGTCGGAAAAAACAGCGAAGTTCTCTATGTTGATTGCTTTGCAGGCTGCGGGGCATACTGCGGTGACGACGGACGGGCTGAATACGGCTCACCAATCAAGGCAGCGCAAATAATAAAAGATAACTTTTCAAAATTGGGACGCCAGGCAAGATTAATACTTATTGACCGGGATCCGGATAACCTGGGAAATATTAAGAAAATACTTGAATATTTACAACTCGAAGTCGAATGCATACTTATGCCCGGTGACTATGAAAATAACATCATCTCAATACTATCCGGTGCTTATGGGAAATTGCCGACATTTTTCTTTGTAGATCCGTTTGGCTTTAAGATCAAATTCAGCATCAT